A genomic segment from Nicotiana sylvestris chromosome 1, ASM39365v2, whole genome shotgun sequence encodes:
- the LOC104219300 gene encoding uncharacterized protein, with translation MTVIETKKENSRKMHLLHHKIPLPFHRQPLLFNPKIIPRKLIIPIHSMSTSSSETTHQHLDQQQEDEEKQALLLAQVLKYHKETKHSFTNYARGPRGLDWANQPNPFRRYVSSPLIPLLHSPFPDESSPLYSSLFKTLPFPKPISHSTISQLFYDSLALSAWKSTGFSTWSLRVNPSSGNLHPTEAYIISPPVESVSDKGFVAHYAPKEHSLEIRAQFQSGFFTRFFPENSFLIGLSSIFWREAWKYGERAFRYCNHDVGHAIAAVSMAAAGLGWDVKVLDGLGYEELEKLMGLELFPKFNIPSRPVKGTMPEIELEHPDCVLLVFPSGVNEFEVDYKELSNGISEFSGLDWKGKPNVLSKEHICWDIIYRTAEAAKKPLTMFNGSVVDPFQSSGTTSESSYKDFSLRELVRKRRSAVDMDGFTEMAKETFYQMLLHCMPSGSHDREKHVRQLALPFRSLAWDGEVHAALFVHRVVGLPSGLYFLVRNENHLDDLKKATRAEFKWVKPDGCPDDLPLYELSRGDCMELSKRLSCHQDIASDGCFSLGMIAHFEPTLRNKGSWMYPRLFWETGVLGQVLYLEAHAVGISATGIGCFFDDPVHEVLGLKGSEFQSLYHFTVGGPVVDKRIMSLPAYPGPSVDA, from the exons ATGACAGTTAtagaaacaaaaaaagaaaacagcAGAAAAATGCATCTTCTTCATCACAAAATTCCTCTTCCCTTCCACCGTCAACCTCTCCTCTTCAACCCCAAAATCATCCCCAGAAAACTAATAATCCCAATTCACTCCATGTCCACTTCATCTTCAGAAACAACTCATCAACACTTGGACCAACAACAAGAAGATGAAGAAAAACAAGCTTTATTATTAGCGCAAGTCTTGAAATACCACAAAGAAACCAAACACTCTTTCACCAACTACGCTCGTGGCCCTCGTGGTCTTGATTGGGCTAATCAGCCCAACCCTTTTCGTCGTTACGTTTCTTCTCCACTCATCCCTCTCTTACACTCTCCATTTCCCGATGAATCATCTCCTCTTTACTCCTCACTTTTCAAGACTCTCCCTTTTCCAAAACCCATTTCCCATTCCACAATTTCTCAGCTTTTTTACGATTCTTTAGCCCTATCAGCTTGGAAATCTACTGGGTTTTCAACTTGGTCCCTTCGTGTAAACCCTAGTAGTGGAAACCTTCATCCAACCGAAGCTTATATTATTAGTCCACCTGTTGAATCAGTGTCAGATAAAGGTTTTGTGGCCCATTATGCTCCAAAAGAGCATTCTTTGGAAATTAGAGCCCAATTTCAATCTGGGTTCTTCACAAGATTCTTCCCTGAAAACTCTTTCCTTATTGGGTTATCATCTATTTTTTGGAGAGAAGCTTGGAAGTATGGTGAAAGGGCATTTAGGTATTGTAATCATGATGTGGGCCATGCTATTGCTGCTGTTTCAATGGCAGCAGCAGGGCTTGGATGGGATGTGAAGGTTCTAGATGGATTGGGTTATGAGGAGTTGGAGAAGTTAATGGGCCTTGAACTTTTTCCCAAGTTTAATATCCCGTCTCGGCCCGTGAAAGGGACAATGCCTGAGATCGAATTGGAACATCCGGATTGTGTTCTTTTGGTTTTTCCTAGTGGTGTGAATGAATTTGAAGTGGATTATAAGGAGTTAAGTAATGGTATTTCGGAGTTTTCGGGTTTGGATTGGAAGGGTAAGCCTAATGTGCTTAGTAAAGAGCATATTTGTTGGGATATTATATATAGAACAGCCGAAGCAGCGAAAAAGCCATTAACAATGTTTAATGGATCCGTAGTTGATCCATTTCAGAGTAGTGGAACAACCAGTGAAAGCTCTTATAAGGATTTTAGTTTAAGGGAATTGGTTAGGAAGCGTAGGAGCGCGGTTGATATGGATGGTTTTACCGAAATGGCAAAAGAAACATTTTATCAGATGTTATTGCATTGTATGCCTTCTGGTTCGCATGACAGAGAGAAGCATGTTAGGCAATTGGCATTGCCATTTAGATCACTGGCTTGGGATGGTGAAGTGCATGCTGCTCTGTTTGTTCATAgagttgttggcttgcctagtggaTTATATTTTTTGGTGAGGAATGAGAACCATTTGGATGATCTTAAGAAAGCTACTAGAGCTGAATTCAAATGGGTGAAACCAGATGGTTGTCCTGATGATCTTCCTCTGTATGAACTGTCAAGAGGCGACTGCATGGAGCTTTCAAAACGATTGTCATGCCATCAG GACATTGCTAGTGATGGCTGCTTCAGCTTGGGTATGATTGCCCATTTTGAGCCGACTTTGCGCAACAAGGGTTCTTGGATGTACCCACGGTTATTTTGGGAGACAGGAGTTCTGGGACAAGTTTTGTATCTTGAAGCGCATGCAGTTGGCATCTCTGCAACCGGAATTGGCTGTTTCTTTGACGATCCTG TGCATGAAGTTCTTGGGCTCAAAGGATCAGAGTTTCAGAGTCTCTATCATTTTACAGTTGGAGGTCCAGTTGTTGACAAGCGGATAATGAGTCTGCCAGCATACCCTGGCCCAAGCGTTGATGCTTGA
- the LOC104219299 gene encoding protein GRAVITROPIC IN THE LIGHT 1, translating into MQPSGAKDTQLRESNSQKVHPQPMEEAANQNPEAVEAMVSRIFTNISSLKSAYIQLQSAHTPYDPDKIQAADKLVISELKNLSELKHFYREHNPKPVCVSPQDSRLAAEIQEQQSLLKTYEVMVKKFQSEIQNKDSEIGQLQQQIQEASQKRVKLEKNLKLRGLSAKESENAVDENGLYIMDLTPVLFRSAVEAAYRAIHDFSKPLINMMKAAGWDLDAAANSIEPDIAYAKRAHKKYAFESHICQRMFTGFQDEFFSVKHENSAVTKDSFFHQYLALREMDPLDAVGQSPDSLFGNFCRSKYIVVVHPKMEASFFGNVDQRNYIMGGGHPRTAFYQAFLKLAKSIWLLHRLAYSFDPPVRVFQVKKGSEFSEVYMESVLKNFIVDENEEKPKVGLMVMPGFYIGGSVIQCQVYLTGVKVTE; encoded by the coding sequence ATGCAACCCAGTGGTGCAAAAGATACACAACTCCGCGAGAGCAACAGCCAAAAGGTCCATCCACAACCTATGGAGGAAGCCGCAAACCAAAATCCTGAAGCAGTTGAAGCTATGGTATCTAGGATTTTTACAAATATCTCATCCCTGAAGTCTGCCTACATTCAACTCCAATCTGCTCATACTCCATACGACCCGGATAAAATCCAAGCTGCCGATAAACTTGTAATTTCGGAGCTGAAGAATCTCTCTGAACTCAAGCACTTCTACAGGGAGCACAATCCCAAACCTGTGTGTGTTTCACCTCAGGACTCTCGCTTGGCTGCAGAGATCCAAGAACAGCAGAGTTTGTTGAAAACATATGAAGTTATGGTGAAGAAGTTTCAATCTGAGATTCAGAATAAGGATTCTGAGATTGGTCAGCTGCAGCAGCAGATACAAGAGGCCAGTCAGAAGCGGGTCAAATTGGAGAAAAACCTTAAGCTCAGGGGCTTGTCAGCCAAAGAATCAGAAAATGCAGTTGACGAGAATGGGCTTTACATCATGGACCTAACACCTGTGCTTTTCAGGTCAGCTGTGGAAGCTGCTTACAGGGCCATTCACGACTTCTCTAAGCCATTGATCAACATGATGAAAGCTGCTGGTTGGGATCTTGATGCTGCAGCAAACTCCATAGAGCCAGATATAGCTTATGCAAAGAGAGCTCACAAGAAGTATGCATTTGAGTCACATATCTGCCAAAGAATGTTCACCGGATTTCAGGACGAATTCTTCTCTGTGAAACATGAGAATTCAGCTGTCACCAAGGATAGTTTTTTCCACCAGTATCTTGCATTACGTGAAATGGATCCACTGGATGCTGTAGGCCAAAGTCCAGATTCCCTTTTTGGGAACTTCTGCCGCAGCAAATATATAGTGGTGGTTCATCCAAAGATGGAGGCTTCATTCTTTGGGAACGTGGATCAGCGAAACTATATTATGGGTGGCGGGCACCCAAGAACAGCTTTCTACCAGGCTTTTCTGAAACTGGCCAAGTCAATTTGGCTTTTGCATAGGTTGGCATATTCATTTGATCCTCCAGTTAGAGTATTTCAAGTCAAGAAGGGAAGTGAGTTCTCAGAGGTTTATATGGAAAGCGTTTTGAAGAATTTTATTGTAGATGAAAACGAGGAGAAGCCTAAGGTTGGTCTGATGGTTATGCCTGGTTTCTATATCGGCGGTAGTGTGATCCAGTGCCAAGTCTACCTAACCGGCGTGAAGGTTACTGAATGA
- the LOC104219303 gene encoding 21 kDa protein-like encodes MEKITLFLILIFFNISIFSFVGAVKGPSARLSQPRANKLVLSQCRRTRYPKLCMTSLSKYVTSTSQPQELAQAALHVSLVKAIYAKAYVNKVCKQLQQTKAKDYQVVKSCLDQISDGVSLLSNSVQELHHLNLDKESDFMWHRSNVQTWLSTVLTDAFTCMDGISGYKILGGKVKATIKAKVLNVAQVTSNALALFNGYAVRHKVSHHSSSGKINKP; translated from the coding sequence ATGGAAAAAATTACCcttttcctaattttaattttCTTCAATATCTCTATCTTCTCCTTTGTTGGAGCAGTGAAGGGCCCTAGTGCTAGACTTTCACAACCTCGTGCCAACAAATTGGTGCTGTCACAATGCAGGCGAACTCGTTATCCAAAGCTATGTATGACTTCTTTGTCAAAATACGTCACTTCTACATCTCAACCCCAAGAGCTAGCTCAAGCAGCGTTACATGTGAGTTTAGTCAAGGCTATCTACGCAAAAGCATACGTGAATAAGGTTTGCAAACAACTCCAACAAACAAAGGCTAAAGATTATCAAGTGGTGAAAAGTTGTTTAGATCAAATCTCAGATGGTGTATCCTTACTTTCCAACTCAGTCCAAGAGCTTCACCATTTGAATTTAGATAAGGAAAGTGATTTTATGTGGCATAGGAGTAATGTTCAAACTTGGCTTAGCACAGTATTGACTGATGCTTTCACATGCATGGATGGAATATCTGGCTACAAAATATTGGGTGGTAAAGTAAAGGCTACAATTAAAGCTAAGGTTCTTAATGTTGCACAAGTTACTAGCAATGCTTTAGCTTTGTTTAATGGATATGCCGTTAGGCATAAAGTTTCTCATCACTCTAGCTCTGGTAAAATTAACAAGCCATAG